The following proteins are co-located in the Castanea sativa cultivar Marrone di Chiusa Pesio chromosome 8, ASM4071231v1 genome:
- the LOC142607941 gene encoding vacuolar protein-sorting-associated protein 37 homolog 1-like isoform X2, whose amino-acid sequence MALELVKSPIHVMECVDELRKLLSDKDAYHHFLLSLDQVKLQNNLRDELRKETLELARRTWKRNHGLWSLETSVE is encoded by the exons ATGGCTTTGGAGTTGGTCAAATCCCCAATTCATGTTATGGAGTG TGTTGATGAATTACGGAAGCTTTTGTCTGACAAGGATGCATACCATCATTTCTTACTCTCACTTGATCAAGTGAAACTTCAAAACAAT TTAAGAGATGAACTTCGTAAGGAGACTCTAGAACTTGCAA GGAGAACCTGGAAAAGGAACCACGGATTATGGAGCTTAGAAACCAG TGTAGAATAA
- the LOC142607941 gene encoding vacuolar protein-sorting-associated protein 37 homolog 1-like isoform X1 has translation MELRNQCRIIRTTELAAAQEKLNELERKKEETLRLYSPQSLLQRLQDAMNKTEEESKNLHKQLLDRDVDLGTFVQKYKKLRTTYHRRALIHLSAKTSSIG, from the exons ATGGAGCTTAGAAACCAG TGTAGAATAATTCGGACAACAGAGTTGGCTGCTGCTCAGGAGAAACTCAATGAGCTtgagagaaaaaaggaagagacGTTGAGATTATATTCCCCTCAATCCCTTCTCCAAAGGCTTCAAG ATGCAATGAATAAGACGGAGGAGGAATCCAAAAACCTGCACAAACAGCTCTTAGATAGGGATGTGGACCTTGGGACCTTTGTGCAGAAATACAAGAAGCTTCGTACCACTTACCATAGGCGAGCACTTATTCACCTTTCAGCCAAAACGTCTTCGATTGGATGA
- the LOC142606232 gene encoding uncharacterized protein LOC142606232 gives MVRTTDSPFTATVLECPVQSKFCLPQLEQFDELKDPLDHLNTFKTTLGLQQPPDKILCRSFPTTLKGAVREWFTKLPISSIDGFKQLSSSFLRHFVGGQRPRRPADHLLTIKQEENETLRSYVKHFTRETLEVDKADDKVQLTTFKAGLKSRKFVVSLTKNPPKTMAEMLLKAQKYMNAEDTLAAIKDEGKTSDKGGKEDNQRGRKRGSSDRQTNDGGKRKDEKGPRTTKFTPLIILVDKILA, from the coding sequence ATGGTCAGGACGacagactcccctttcacagcaaCAGTTCTTGAGTGCCCAGTCCAGTCAAAGTTCTGCCTGCCTCAACTCGAACAGTTTGACGAACTGAAGGATCCCTTGGATCATCTCAATACTTTCAAGACAACACTAGGTCTCCAGCAGCCTCCCGACAAAATACTGTGCCGCTCTTTCCCTACTACTCTCAAAGGGGCTGTAAGGGAATGGTTCACCAAGCTACCCATATCGTCCATCGACGGCTTCAAACAATTGAGCAGCTCCTTCTTGCGTCATTTCGTCGGAGGTCAGCGCCCAAGGAGACCAGCAGACCATTTACTCACCATCAAACAGGAGGAAAATGAGACCCTGAGGTCGTACGTGAAACACTTCACCCGCGAGACTTTGGAGGTGGACAAAGCTGATGACAAGGTACAACTAACAACCTTTAAAGCTGGATTGAAATCCAGGAAATTCGTGGTGTCACTCACAAAGAATCCCCCAAAAACGATGGCCGAGATGCTCCTGAAGGCacagaagtacatgaacgccgAAGACACTTTAGCCGCGATAAAAGATGAAGGGAAAACTAGTGACAAGGGAGGGAAAGAGGACAACCAGAGAGGACGAAAAAGGGGAAGCTCAGATCGTCAAACTAACGACGGGGGTAAAAGGAAAGACGAGAAAGGTCCTCGGACGACAAAATTTACTCCTTTAATTATACTTGTTGACAAAATTCTAGCGTAG